A window of Natronolimnobius sp. AArcel1 contains these coding sequences:
- a CDS encoding chemotaxis protein CheC produces MEIDIRELETYQELAHDGAQAAADSLSQLTGISTNVQVTNVSLMSSSDLQYEFIGDEFAGVNIDLSGEIEGEVVLAFDEQGRRAITDELVPADDPEKKRSSIEEVGNIMSSGFVDGWANYLNAKIKNSPPTYIEGTGTDVLPTSATEDDTHLFVFRSRVEAAQGDVNEPVDFRILLVPESDSLGQTLEPRTDDGVSFEKLEVFTDMTKEGAEKAATNISSMTGIETNVNVSRMTLVPIEDIPREVGNKRYVGNVMEFEGKLGGHLVILFDQPSGRAVVDALVPMETDGEWGSTEQGALKELGNIMTSGFIDGWANVLDAEIKHKPPKFVADTGESILNPITAKIAETDDHAFMLDSSIQTTSDQVFTCQMLALPRRDELEDALKDLLVENSQNTRIDPKELFDR; encoded by the coding sequence ACGACGGCGCACAGGCGGCTGCGGACTCACTCTCACAGCTAACGGGGATCAGCACGAACGTACAGGTGACGAACGTCTCATTGATGTCGTCATCCGATCTGCAGTATGAATTTATTGGCGACGAGTTTGCCGGCGTCAACATCGATCTCTCGGGCGAAATTGAAGGCGAGGTTGTCCTTGCGTTTGACGAACAGGGTCGGCGCGCAATTACTGACGAACTTGTCCCCGCAGACGACCCCGAAAAGAAACGCAGCAGCATCGAAGAAGTCGGCAACATCATGTCGAGTGGCTTCGTCGATGGCTGGGCGAACTACCTCAACGCGAAGATCAAGAACTCGCCACCGACGTACATCGAAGGCACCGGGACGGACGTCCTTCCGACATCGGCGACCGAAGACGACACGCATCTGTTCGTCTTCCGCAGTCGCGTCGAAGCTGCCCAGGGCGATGTCAACGAACCCGTCGACTTCCGTATCCTGCTCGTCCCCGAGTCGGATTCACTCGGCCAGACACTCGAGCCCCGAACCGACGACGGCGTCTCCTTCGAGAAACTCGAGGTCTTTACGGATATGACCAAAGAGGGCGCAGAGAAGGCCGCGACAAACATTTCCTCGATGACCGGCATCGAGACGAACGTCAACGTGAGCCGGATGACGCTCGTCCCGATTGAGGACATTCCACGCGAGGTCGGCAACAAACGCTACGTCGGCAACGTCATGGAGTTCGAGGGGAAACTCGGTGGCCACCTCGTCATCCTGTTCGACCAGCCCTCGGGCCGTGCCGTCGTCGACGCGCTGGTGCCGATGGAAACCGACGGTGAGTGGGGTAGCACGGAACAGGGCGCGCTCAAGGAACTCGGCAACATCATGACGAGTGGTTTCATCGACGGCTGGGCGAACGTTCTCGATGCCGAGATCAAGCACAAACCACCCAAGTTCGTCGCCGACACCGGCGAGTCGATCCTGAACCCGATCACCGCGAAAATCGCTGAAACCGACGACCACGCGTTCATGCTTGACTCGAGCATCCAGACAACCAGCGATCAGGTGTTTACCTGCCAGATGCTCGCGCTCCCGCGACGAGACGAACTCGAGGACGCACTCAAAGACCTGCTGGTCGAGAACTCACAGAATACGCGTATCGATCCGAAAGAGTTGTTCGACCGCTAA
- a CDS encoding SDR family oxidoreductase, translating into MSPLLMDDVAVVTGGSSGNGRAIARRFAAEGADIVVADIQESPREGGKPTHELIEDETDAQAVFVECDVTKIDDLEAAVDAAEEFGGVTVMVNNAGIFHGEEFLDVDEDAFDRMMDINVKGVFFGAQAAAKRMVEADGGQIINLSSVAGLEGSGEFVTYCGTKGAVRLFTYAMAGKLGPDGIRVNAIHPGLIETAMTTDDYPIMGTDAEADFMEGIPSQRAGQPEDVADAALYLASSLSDYVTGESLIVDGGMTNTQ; encoded by the coding sequence ATGTCCCCATTACTCATGGACGACGTAGCAGTTGTTACAGGAGGTTCAAGTGGAAACGGGCGCGCGATTGCCCGTCGGTTCGCTGCAGAGGGGGCCGACATCGTCGTTGCGGATATTCAAGAGTCCCCTCGAGAGGGTGGAAAACCAACCCACGAACTGATCGAGGACGAAACAGACGCACAGGCGGTATTCGTGGAGTGTGATGTGACGAAAATCGATGATCTCGAAGCAGCGGTTGACGCTGCTGAGGAGTTCGGTGGTGTCACTGTCATGGTGAACAACGCAGGAATTTTCCACGGCGAGGAGTTCCTTGACGTCGATGAGGATGCGTTTGACCGAATGATGGATATCAACGTCAAAGGTGTCTTTTTCGGCGCACAAGCGGCAGCAAAGCGAATGGTCGAGGCCGATGGTGGCCAAATAATTAACCTCTCATCGGTCGCCGGTCTCGAGGGATCAGGTGAGTTCGTCACCTACTGCGGGACGAAAGGGGCAGTCCGACTATTCACGTATGCGATGGCAGGGAAGCTAGGTCCTGACGGGATCCGGGTGAACGCGATTCATCCAGGGCTGATCGAGACAGCGATGACAACCGACGACTATCCAATCATGGGCACAGATGCCGAAGCGGACTTCATGGAGGGCATCCCGTCACAGCGGGCAGGCCAACCTGAAGATGTAGCGGACGCTGCGCTGTATCTTGCAAGCAGTCTCTCAGATTACGTGACCGGAGAATCACTCATCGTTGACGGCGGAATGACGAACACCCAATAG
- a CDS encoding BCCT family transporter, translated as MTDTDHQDGDEGFLEELDTIVFGVGFAIAVAAVIAFVVAPGRATGYMDVANDVIWTGFGWWYLIVMFFLVVFVIFLIFGPWGNIKLGEEDEEPEFAFLSYFAMLYSAGIAAGIVFWGPAEAVSHYDDVSPFVGAEAQSSEAAVGAIQYTFFHWGVSAWTAYVVVALPIAYCAYRYDAPMRISTVLAPWVGIDNLETPIAKAVDILAVFATIGGVATTLGLVGSQFLVGLEWTMGVSVGDLGTILIITGMTVAFTASVALGVQKGIRRISYVNLSLFGLLTVVTFLLGPTNFITAIGTEALGTYISQFIPMSFYTGTAETGSGGVSAWVGDWTIFYWAWWFSWTPFVGLFIARISRGRTVRQVAATGVLASTGITIPWFATMGGTAIYLQDDGQADVLSAIQAYDEAGAGYPLFEALPLGGLLTALFLLLVLLFLITSADSSTLALGMLTTGGAQRPSTINRVIWGFLIGALASLLIVTGGVEALQAAAIITGGPFSIITLIAVASMALAFGTQRSLFLREEDEVDVPSSSAVASSESDPDSNSDPKTEND; from the coding sequence ATGACTGACACGGATCACCAGGACGGCGACGAGGGGTTTCTCGAGGAACTTGACACGATTGTCTTCGGCGTCGGCTTCGCGATTGCCGTCGCTGCCGTGATCGCGTTCGTCGTCGCCCCAGGGAGAGCAACGGGGTATATGGACGTCGCGAACGACGTCATCTGGACCGGCTTCGGCTGGTGGTATCTGATCGTGATGTTCTTTCTCGTCGTGTTCGTGATCTTCCTGATCTTCGGTCCCTGGGGGAACATCAAACTCGGCGAGGAAGACGAAGAGCCGGAGTTTGCCTTTCTCTCCTACTTCGCGATGTTATATTCGGCAGGCATCGCCGCCGGAATCGTCTTCTGGGGTCCGGCAGAGGCGGTGTCACACTACGACGACGTCTCGCCCTTTGTCGGGGCGGAAGCGCAGTCTTCTGAGGCCGCCGTCGGCGCAATTCAGTACACGTTCTTCCACTGGGGCGTCTCCGCGTGGACAGCGTACGTCGTCGTCGCCTTGCCGATTGCCTACTGTGCGTATCGCTACGACGCGCCAATGCGAATTTCGACGGTCCTCGCGCCATGGGTCGGCATCGACAATCTCGAGACGCCCATTGCGAAAGCCGTCGACATCCTGGCAGTGTTCGCGACAATCGGCGGCGTCGCGACAACCCTCGGCCTGGTCGGCAGCCAGTTTCTGGTCGGCCTCGAGTGGACCATGGGTGTCTCGGTCGGCGATCTGGGGACGATCCTTATTATCACCGGGATGACCGTCGCGTTCACGGCGTCGGTTGCGCTCGGCGTCCAGAAGGGGATCCGCCGGATATCGTACGTCAACCTCTCACTGTTCGGACTGCTGACGGTCGTCACCTTCCTGCTCGGGCCGACGAACTTTATTACAGCAATCGGAACTGAAGCGCTTGGCACCTACATCAGCCAGTTCATCCCGATGAGTTTCTACACTGGAACCGCTGAGACGGGGTCCGGTGGCGTCTCCGCGTGGGTCGGCGATTGGACGATCTTCTACTGGGCGTGGTGGTTCTCGTGGACGCCGTTCGTCGGACTGTTTATCGCGCGGATTTCACGCGGGCGAACCGTCCGTCAGGTCGCTGCGACGGGCGTCCTTGCGTCGACTGGAATTACGATCCCGTGGTTCGCGACGATGGGTGGAACGGCAATCTACCTGCAGGACGACGGCCAGGCCGATGTGCTCTCTGCAATCCAAGCGTACGACGAAGCGGGTGCGGGCTACCCGCTCTTTGAGGCGCTCCCGCTCGGTGGACTGTTGACGGCGCTGTTTCTCCTGCTCGTGCTCCTCTTTCTGATTACGTCTGCGGATTCCTCGACGCTCGCCCTCGGCATGCTTACGACGGGCGGGGCACAGCGGCCCTCGACAATCAACCGGGTCATCTGGGGCTTTCTCATCGGGGCGCTCGCTTCGTTGCTCATCGTTACGGGCGGTGTCGAAGCCCTGCAAGCAGCGGCGATCATCACCGGCGGTCCGTTCTCCATCATCACGCTGATCGCCGTCGCCTCGATGGCGCTTGCGTTCGGAACCCAACGGTCGCTGTTCCTACGAGAGGAAGACGAAGTCGACGTGCCGAGTTCGAGCGCCGTCGCCTCGAGTGAGTCCGATCCTGACTCCAATTCTGATCCGAAAACCGAAAACGACTGA
- a CDS encoding CheF family chemotaxis protein: MTEDIVADFTGRFFFPRGSDGDATPLTGRVIATKKRVVLVAEDAKETVPLSRVIDINVGTVPPHVKQFFDDTLTIGYKTDEGTQSAVIESRGETVDTFVTILFRCLLNGQKAAVKHPARVGGRVKDSPVVPGKIRLDDHRIEVRSKGGTFGFDVETVMQIDRTNKIGTSDDRVTLVVKHADPDTGKTTTSLIAPAKSQYVNLLARFLRLEYDALREETEDIELSNPEKRVLVGVHATGGDIDFTNMLDGDPAYVTNVLNSVKNKGLIVENGSGISLTATGRIIVSQRIEDVNAGGTLEALEETRANNR; encoded by the coding sequence ATGACAGAGGATATCGTCGCTGATTTCACCGGCCGCTTTTTCTTTCCTCGCGGGAGTGACGGCGATGCAACGCCACTTACTGGCCGGGTTATCGCGACGAAAAAACGCGTCGTCCTCGTTGCAGAGGATGCCAAAGAGACCGTCCCGTTGTCGCGGGTTATAGACATCAATGTTGGTACCGTTCCACCCCACGTCAAGCAGTTCTTCGATGATACACTGACGATTGGGTACAAAACCGACGAGGGAACGCAGAGCGCCGTTATCGAAAGCCGCGGCGAGACCGTCGACACGTTTGTCACGATCCTGTTTCGCTGCCTGCTCAACGGACAGAAAGCTGCGGTGAAACATCCTGCTCGCGTCGGTGGGCGCGTCAAAGATTCACCGGTCGTTCCAGGGAAGATCCGCCTCGACGACCACCGAATCGAGGTGCGCTCGAAAGGCGGTACGTTCGGGTTCGATGTCGAAACCGTCATGCAGATCGACCGGACGAACAAAATCGGCACCAGCGACGACCGCGTCACGCTCGTCGTCAAACACGCCGACCCCGACACGGGCAAGACCACCACCTCACTGATCGCCCCCGCAAAGAGCCAGTACGTCAACCTCCTCGCCAGATTCCTCCGCCTCGAGTACGACGCACTGCGCGAGGAAACCGAAGATATCGAACTCTCGAATCCCGAAAAGCGCGTCCTCGTCGGCGTCCACGCAACCGGTGGCGACATCGACTTTACGAACATGCTCGATGGCGACCCGGCCTACGTAACGAACGTCTTGAACTCCGTCAAGAACAAAGGCCTGATCGTCGAGAACGGCTCGGGAATTTCGCTGACAGCCACCGGCCGGATTATTGTCAGCCAGCGCATTGAAGATGTCAACGCTGGCGGCACACTCGAGGCCTTAGAGGAGACTCGAGCGAACAATCGGTAG
- a CDS encoding type II/IV secretion system ATPase subunit — MTEMGTPKPSDELQEIAARRPHLREHLKKFRQITGEFPQLVDEPSSEHEVAHPNILYPVGGPIFSHVYGDVGTKMQYFAVEPTLSEEEQSVFENVKDSLLRRSASKKAPEKEAEYDDRIEELLRESTHIKGEETNNLLEELKVRYHPGIEEVPQETYENIRYRLNRDIVGLGPLEPVMRDPENEDIHVIGPSECYVDHGVYGMVETSIDFGTREQFDRWLSNMGERIGNPMTDAEPIIDSTLPDGSRLNVIYSEDVSVKGPSLTIRQGTEVPLSVAQITNWGTLSPELAAYLWLCLENEQTVFVVGETASGKTTTLNSIMSFIPRDSKIYTAEDTAEVLPPHDTWQQLLTRESQSEDSVDVDMFKLVEAALRSRPEYIVVGEVRGEEGRMAFQAAQTGHPVMLTFHASDIVSMIQRFTGDPINVPETFMDNADVALFQNRVKQGDDVLRRVTSVQEIEGYSEQMDGVVTRQVFYWDPVEDEIVFQGMNNSYVLEDQIATLLGYAETRDIYDDLQFRADIMERMIQENILEYHEVNAAIEGFQRDGVEGLPFHITRPD, encoded by the coding sequence ATGACCGAAATGGGAACGCCGAAGCCGTCCGACGAGTTGCAAGAGATCGCCGCCCGTCGCCCACATCTTCGGGAGCATCTAAAGAAATTTAGACAGATTACCGGCGAGTTTCCACAGTTAGTCGACGAACCGTCTTCGGAACACGAAGTCGCTCACCCGAATATTCTGTATCCGGTTGGCGGGCCGATCTTCAGTCACGTCTACGGCGACGTCGGGACAAAAATGCAGTACTTCGCGGTCGAACCGACGCTCTCGGAGGAAGAACAGTCCGTCTTCGAGAACGTCAAAGACTCGCTGCTTCGTCGCAGCGCCTCGAAAAAGGCCCCCGAAAAAGAAGCCGAGTACGACGACCGGATCGAGGAACTGCTTCGCGAATCGACCCACATCAAAGGCGAAGAGACGAATAATTTGCTCGAGGAGCTGAAAGTTCGGTACCATCCCGGTATCGAAGAGGTTCCACAGGAGACCTACGAGAACATTCGCTACCGGCTGAATCGGGATATCGTCGGTCTCGGTCCGCTCGAGCCAGTAATGCGTGACCCGGAGAACGAGGACATTCACGTGATCGGCCCAAGCGAGTGCTACGTCGATCACGGTGTGTACGGCATGGTCGAGACCTCGATTGATTTCGGGACACGCGAGCAGTTCGACCGCTGGCTCTCGAATATGGGTGAACGAATCGGGAATCCGATGACCGACGCCGAGCCGATTATCGACTCGACGCTGCCCGATGGGTCTCGTCTGAACGTCATCTACAGCGAGGACGTAAGTGTCAAAGGACCCTCGCTGACGATCCGTCAGGGGACTGAGGTGCCCCTGTCGGTCGCCCAGATTACCAACTGGGGGACGCTTTCGCCCGAACTCGCGGCGTATCTCTGGCTCTGCCTCGAGAACGAGCAGACGGTGTTCGTTGTCGGGGAGACGGCATCGGGGAAGACGACGACGCTGAACTCGATCATGTCGTTTATTCCGCGGGATTCGAAGATTTACACGGCAGAGGACACCGCCGAGGTGCTGCCGCCCCACGACACCTGGCAGCAGCTTCTGACCCGTGAGAGCCAGAGCGAAGACAGCGTCGACGTGGACATGTTCAAACTGGTCGAGGCGGCGCTGCGGTCTCGCCCCGAGTACATTGTCGTGGGTGAGGTTCGTGGTGAGGAGGGTCGGATGGCGTTCCAGGCGGCCCAGACCGGCCACCCCGTCATGCTGACGTTCCACGCGAGCGATATCGTCTCCATGATCCAGCGCTTTACTGGGGACCCGATTAACGTCCCCGAGACGTTCATGGACAACGCCGACGTGGCGCTGTTCCAGAACCGGGTCAAGCAGGGTGACGACGTCCTGCGTCGCGTTACGTCGGTTCAAGAGATCGAAGGCTACTCCGAACAGATGGACGGCGTCGTCACCCGGCAGGTGTTCTACTGGGACCCCGTCGAGGACGAAATCGTCTTCCAGGGGATGAACAACTCCTACGTCTTAGAGGACCAGATCGCAACCCTGCTTGGCTACGCTGAAACTCGAGATATCTACGACGACCTCCAGTTCCGCGCCGACATCATGGAGCGCATGATTCAGGAGAACATCCTCGAGTACCACGAGGTCAACGCAGCAATCGAGGGCTTCCAGCGCGACGGCGTCGAAGGCTTGCCGTTCCACATCACCCGACCGGACTAA
- a CDS encoding ATPase domain-containing protein, producing MSKANNIFSIGLDDRDRLNKELGGGIPTGSIVLMEGDYGAGKSAISQRVAYGLCETGKSVTFLSTELEVKGFINQMDSLNYNVEEHLLFENMLFLHGDLDSGSVLSSSSEEDNRQDLLTDLMEEETLWSADIVIIDTFDAILRNDPKFEALVRQNEERQAALEIISFLRNIISQGKVVVLTVDPSTVGEEAIGPFRSIADVFIELEMIEVGNDIRRQLFIKRFAGMGEQVGDRVGYSVRSGTGIVIENRSVA from the coding sequence ATGAGTAAAGCAAACAACATCTTCTCTATCGGACTGGACGACCGCGACCGGCTGAACAAAGAACTCGGTGGCGGCATACCAACGGGCAGTATCGTCCTGATGGAAGGCGACTACGGGGCTGGCAAGAGCGCGATTTCACAGCGCGTTGCCTACGGCCTGTGTGAGACCGGCAAATCCGTCACCTTCCTCTCGACCGAACTCGAGGTCAAGGGCTTTATCAACCAGATGGACTCGCTAAACTACAACGTCGAGGAGCATCTGCTGTTCGAGAACATGCTCTTTCTCCATGGCGACTTAGACAGCGGCAGCGTGTTATCCTCCTCGAGTGAGGAAGACAATCGGCAGGATCTGCTGACGGATCTCATGGAAGAGGAGACGCTCTGGTCCGCAGATATCGTCATTATCGACACGTTCGATGCCATCCTGCGAAATGATCCGAAGTTCGAGGCGCTGGTCCGCCAGAACGAGGAACGTCAGGCCGCCCTCGAGATCATTTCGTTCCTTCGGAACATCATTTCACAGGGGAAAGTTGTCGTGCTGACGGTCGACCCATCGACCGTCGGCGAGGAAGCAATTGGCCCGTTCCGGTCGATTGCTGACGTGTTTATCGAACTCGAGATGATCGAGGTTGGAAACGACATTCGCCGACAGTTGTTCATCAAGCGGTTTGCGGGCATGGGTGAACAGGTTGGCGACCGAGTCGGGTATTCGGTTCGCTCGGGAACGGGAATCGTCATCGAGAACCGCAGTGTCGCCTAA
- a CDS encoding FlaD/FlaE family flagellar protein: MLLSIIGNLLGDDDGNGQNTGSGSSATTDDELMGGDLAGSTSDQGLMPGANTGGGGGDGGGDDFLGDGMGGMDEMGGMDEMGGMDEMGGMDEMGGQMSMDEMGGDDGPSSELQSRVDEIENEVGSLSSTVNTVQSENEKISDSLGEIEEDIRKLLEVYEMVTQGVNPFVEGDSLSDSFQHGSGGGGAQGSGDFGGESLFDSDIDDDADEDIDEDIADAEAEDFLDESIGEEDDEEDFAFDDEFEDDDLEGDDEFGDLEEETDSTDDGDLSFDELKSEFDSGEAEWDEEEAAEADAADDPFDDADATDAPAADDSLEFEEDTSTAEADDTLFDDESAGEDALEAETAATTPTAPAMDADIPWDDGGRPYLESIPSEYETQFAVMDWLDYLVGEAGLNGAARTISFYESIQWVSSPVAAHLQTTLNGFGGGPDVDDPEPRSALGVDHKRSLWRISQIKTPEKDRQSYEDWLETEGIGGLVLEEDEEDEEDADADTVDNTESADDADVEVEFIDDAEPADADAADGAETVDADDDPDAPDDDDAVDELFDDLEGEAVAERDDEADVDEAASDGATAADNADPETTADADAESVAGVEPESNNDDTVDPVDELEYTAVETVDDETEASDTDTVTDANADAETEPGDDSSEANETPAETHDATGSGAQTIQIDESGPESETSVAEANAGDDTSETQATWTDNTTMLRERPKSDEAENGQMIWVDSDVVLSEAGLERYNTREFTRRSRRTGSVGSTTVETQDSREDHLKPLFIPDENGDLTLESVQLLLVHDEDTETQ; the protein is encoded by the coding sequence ATGTTACTGTCCATAATCGGAAATCTACTCGGCGACGACGACGGCAACGGGCAAAACACCGGCTCCGGCTCGAGTGCCACTACTGATGATGAACTCATGGGTGGCGACCTTGCTGGAAGTACGAGCGATCAGGGATTGATGCCCGGCGCGAACACCGGCGGAGGCGGCGGTGATGGCGGCGGCGACGATTTCCTCGGCGACGGCATGGGTGGGATGGACGAGATGGGCGGCATGGATGAGATGGGTGGCATGGATGAGATGGGTGGCATGGATGAGATGGGCGGCCAGATGTCCATGGACGAGATGGGAGGCGATGACGGTCCCTCGAGTGAACTCCAGTCGCGCGTCGACGAGATCGAAAACGAAGTCGGCTCGCTCTCCTCGACGGTCAACACCGTTCAGAGCGAAAACGAGAAGATCAGTGACTCACTCGGCGAAATCGAGGAGGATATCCGCAAACTGCTCGAGGTGTACGAGATGGTCACACAAGGAGTCAACCCCTTCGTCGAAGGCGACTCGCTGAGTGATTCCTTCCAGCACGGCAGCGGCGGTGGTGGCGCACAGGGATCGGGCGATTTTGGCGGCGAGAGCCTCTTTGATAGCGACATTGACGACGACGCAGACGAGGATATCGACGAAGATATCGCTGACGCCGAGGCTGAGGACTTTCTCGATGAGAGCATTGGCGAGGAAGACGACGAAGAGGACTTTGCGTTCGACGACGAGTTCGAAGACGACGACCTCGAGGGCGACGACGAGTTTGGCGATCTCGAAGAAGAGACGGACAGCACGGACGACGGCGACCTCTCGTTTGACGAACTGAAATCCGAGTTTGACTCGGGCGAGGCAGAGTGGGACGAGGAGGAGGCGGCCGAGGCTGACGCCGCGGACGATCCGTTCGACGACGCCGACGCGACAGACGCGCCAGCAGCCGACGACTCCCTCGAGTTCGAGGAGGATACGTCGACAGCCGAGGCGGACGACACGCTGTTCGACGACGAATCGGCTGGCGAGGATGCACTCGAGGCAGAGACCGCAGCCACGACACCCACAGCGCCCGCAATGGACGCCGATATTCCGTGGGACGACGGCGGCCGGCCATACCTCGAGTCGATTCCCTCGGAGTATGAGACGCAGTTTGCGGTGATGGACTGGCTCGATTATCTCGTCGGTGAAGCCGGCCTCAACGGCGCAGCGCGAACGATTTCGTTTTACGAGTCGATTCAGTGGGTGAGTTCGCCGGTTGCGGCCCACCTGCAGACGACGCTGAACGGCTTTGGCGGCGGTCCTGACGTCGACGATCCGGAACCGCGCTCCGCACTCGGCGTTGACCACAAACGAAGCCTCTGGCGCATCAGCCAGATCAAAACGCCGGAGAAAGACCGTCAGTCCTACGAGGACTGGCTCGAGACGGAAGGAATCGGTGGACTGGTCCTTGAGGAAGACGAAGAGGACGAAGAAGACGCAGACGCAGACACAGTCGACAATACAGAGTCCGCAGACGATGCCGATGTCGAAGTCGAGTTCATCGACGACGCTGAGCCTGCTGACGCAGACGCAGCCGATGGTGCGGAGACGGTCGATGCAGACGATGACCCTGACGCGCCAGACGATGACGACGCGGTCGACGAACTGTTCGACGACCTCGAGGGCGAAGCTGTCGCCGAACGCGACGACGAGGCAGACGTTGACGAGGCAGCCTCCGACGGCGCAACGGCGGCGGACAACGCAGACCCCGAGACGACGGCCGATGCGGACGCCGAGTCTGTTGCTGGCGTCGAGCCAGAGTCAAACAACGACGATACCGTCGACCCAGTCGACGAACTCGAGTACACGGCTGTCGAGACGGTCGATGACGAGACCGAGGCGTCTGACACAGACACGGTGACCGACGCTAACGCCGATGCAGAGACCGAGCCAGGAGACGACTCGAGTGAGGCGAACGAGACGCCTGCGGAGACACACGATGCGACTGGTTCCGGTGCACAGACGATTCAGATCGATGAGTCCGGGCCCGAGTCAGAGACCTCAGTAGCCGAGGCGAACGCCGGAGACGACACCAGCGAGACGCAGGCAACCTGGACAGACAACACGACGATGCTTCGCGAGCGCCCCAAAAGCGATGAGGCCGAAAACGGCCAGATGATCTGGGTCGACTCGGATGTCGTCCTTTCGGAGGCTGGCCTCGAGCGGTACAACACACGCGAGTTTACCCGTCGGTCGCGCCGAACCGGCAGCGTCGGGTCGACCACAGTCGAGACACAAGACTCACGTGAGGACCATCTCAAGCCTCTGTTCATCCCCGATGAAAACGGCGACCTCACCCTCGAGTCGGTGCAGTTGCTGCTCGTACACGATGAGGACACAGAAACGCAGTGA
- a CDS encoding flagella cluster protein, translated as MTKGNEGSDPKENADVPPVLPNEKQPSTSSRSRGALSPEDLDFTDSPYVDEIDDGRYVVSADRRPSSGPSGTQGARNATSTQASANDSATQQATSDTHGGSGDNPGSSAHGGDTPAAESNPPDPAPTQSQPAASPLESSPHNSSAYQSPQSPQPPQEPSRPQSPEAARSLLASELEHVETRYAIDIVSRFGDETARHRTASDDAVGTFNSLLFWYARHVSGRTPTNRAAELLLEKSDFTPALSKRQVERAMRTHDLDGSSTLDELLEALE; from the coding sequence ATGACAAAGGGTAACGAGGGTTCGGACCCGAAAGAAAACGCCGACGTGCCGCCCGTCCTCCCGAATGAGAAACAACCGTCGACCTCCTCGAGGTCTCGGGGTGCGCTCTCACCGGAGGATCTCGATTTCACGGATAGTCCGTACGTCGATGAAATCGACGACGGGCGCTACGTCGTCTCGGCCGACCGGCGACCGTCCAGTGGACCCAGTGGCACCCAAGGAGCACGTAACGCGACGTCCACCCAGGCCAGCGCGAACGACTCGGCGACACAACAGGCAACATCAGATACACATGGCGGATCCGGCGACAATCCAGGCTCGAGCGCTCACGGTGGTGATACACCTGCAGCCGAGAGCAATCCACCCGATCCAGCACCCACACAGTCACAGCCAGCAGCCTCACCGCTCGAGAGTTCCCCCCACAACTCGAGTGCGTACCAATCACCACAGTCGCCACAGCCACCACAGGAACCATCACGCCCACAGAGTCCCGAAGCCGCACGCTCGCTTCTCGCCAGCGAACTCGAGCACGTCGAGACGCGCTATGCGATCGATATCGTCTCACGCTTTGGCGACGAAACCGCCCGCCACCGGACTGCCTCCGACGACGCCGTTGGGACGTTCAACAGCCTCCTGTTCTGGTATGCTCGACACGTCTCTGGGCGAACGCCGACGAACCGTGCAGCCGAGTTGTTACTCGAGAAATCCGATTTTACACCCGCCCTGTCGAAACGCCAGGTCGAACGCGCGATGCGAACACACGACCTCGATGGCTCGAGCACTCTCGATGAGTTACTCGAGGCACTCGAGTAG
- a CDS encoding archaellin/type IV pilin N-terminal domain-containing protein has product MSPTRPRFQDSARAISSVHSAVLLFAFAIVLSIFMAIVIFLNGAAA; this is encoded by the coding sequence ATGTCTCCAACTCGGCCACGGTTTCAGGATTCTGCCCGCGCGATCAGTTCGGTACACAGCGCAGTGTTGTTGTTCGCGTTTGCGATTGTCCTCTCGATATTCATGGCAATCGTCATTTTCCTCAACGGCGCAGCGGCCTGA